In a genomic window of Streptomyces sp. SJL17-4:
- a CDS encoding SRPBCC family protein: MEHEVFVPVPAEVLRTTLTDPARVVRCVPGLQRDADAEAGPLTGRLKVRVGGNTITYRGALKVVERDGAITYEGRGTEARGKGTAELSLTVVLTPVAEGTSLNFTGGLTTVGRLAEATDEARATAGARLLDKFAEGLAALAEASDGSGETPEGAATADTDADADAADSAADVTPDASADDVADDIVEPDSDDDGVDDGVEEPRRSPVFDAPVPPPSLDPLLDEEFGDTPIEFPAPQPAAEAAHARRTMIGRSAEEVDHAPPRGRYAPVPAPAASSAGATLRWIAPAAALALASAVVVGRALRRRR, from the coding sequence ATGGAGCATGAGGTGTTCGTCCCGGTCCCGGCCGAGGTTCTGCGTACGACGCTCACGGACCCGGCCCGGGTGGTGCGCTGCGTCCCCGGTCTCCAGCGCGACGCCGACGCGGAGGCGGGCCCGCTCACGGGCCGGCTCAAGGTGCGGGTCGGCGGCAACACCATCACCTACCGGGGCGCCCTGAAGGTCGTCGAGCGGGACGGCGCCATCACCTACGAGGGCCGGGGGACCGAGGCCCGGGGCAAGGGCACGGCGGAGCTGTCGCTCACCGTCGTCCTCACTCCGGTGGCCGAGGGCACCAGCCTGAACTTCACCGGCGGCCTGACGACGGTCGGCCGGCTCGCCGAGGCGACGGACGAGGCCCGGGCCACGGCGGGCGCCCGGCTGCTCGACAAGTTCGCGGAAGGACTGGCGGCGCTGGCGGAGGCGTCGGACGGGTCGGGGGAGACGCCCGAAGGGGCGGCCACCGCCGATACGGATGCCGATGCCGATGCCGCCGATTCTGCCGCCGATGTCACCCCCGATGCTTCCGCCGATGACGTCGCCGATGACATCGTCGAGCCCGACTCCGACGACGACGGTGTCGACGACGGTGTCGAGGAGCCGCGCCGGAGTCCCGTCTTCGACGCGCCGGTCCCGCCGCCCTCCCTCGACCCCCTCCTCGACGAGGAATTCGGCGACACGCCCATCGAGTTCCCCGCCCCGCAGCCCGCCGCCGAGGCCGCCCACGCCCGCCGGACCATGATCGGCCGGAGCGCCGAGGAGGTCGACCACGCGCCGCCGCGCGGCCGGTACGCCCCCGTTCCCGCGCCGGCGGCGTCGAGCGCCGGTGCCACCCTGCGCTGGATCGCCCCGGCCGCGGCCCTCGCGCTCGCCTCCGCCGTGGTCGTGGGCCGGGCACTGCGCCGACGCCGCTGA
- a CDS encoding aldose 1-epimerase, translating to MQTRLTAGDAELTISPENGCRIESLRIGGTEVLRQGERFGSFPMVPWCGRTENGRFRNGPTSHQLPVNAPPHAIHGTVRDLAWKTARVSATEAVFTCELGDPWPYKGTVTQVFELAEDALTLRFGVETYDDSFPAQAGWHPWFLRNLGRGGQDVRLDFTAAWQEERGDNHLPTGRRIDPAPGPWDDCFGMPEGVDVTLTWPEELELKVTSRAEWVVIYDEPEEAVCVEPQSGPPNGLNTHPRLVTPIDPLEVESVWTWRRL from the coding sequence ATGCAGACGCGACTGACGGCGGGCGACGCCGAGTTGACCATCAGCCCCGAGAACGGCTGCCGGATCGAGAGCCTTCGCATCGGCGGCACCGAGGTGCTGCGCCAGGGCGAGCGCTTCGGAAGCTTCCCGATGGTTCCCTGGTGCGGGCGGACCGAGAACGGCCGCTTCCGCAACGGGCCCACCAGCCACCAGCTCCCGGTCAACGCACCCCCGCACGCCATCCACGGCACCGTCCGCGACCTCGCCTGGAAGACCGCCCGGGTCTCCGCGACCGAGGCCGTCTTCACCTGCGAGCTCGGTGACCCGTGGCCCTACAAGGGCACGGTCACCCAGGTCTTCGAGCTGGCCGAGGACGCCCTCACCCTCCGCTTCGGTGTCGAGACCTACGACGACTCCTTCCCCGCCCAGGCCGGCTGGCACCCCTGGTTCCTGCGCAACCTCGGCCGGGGCGGCCAGGACGTGCGGCTCGACTTCACCGCCGCCTGGCAGGAGGAGCGCGGCGACAACCACCTCCCGACCGGACGCCGTATCGACCCCGCCCCCGGTCCCTGGGACGACTGCTTCGGCATGCCCGAGGGCGTCGACGTCACCCTCACCTGGCCGGAGGAGCTGGAGCTGAAGGTCACCAGCCGCGCCGAGTGGGTCGTGATCTACGACGAGCCCGAGGAGGCCGTCTGCGTCGAGCCGCAGTCCGGCCCGCCGAACGGCCTCAACACCCACCCCCGTCTGGTCACCCCGATCGACCCCCTGGAGGTCGAGAGCGTCTGGACCTGGCGGCGGCTCTAA
- the pyrE gene encoding orotate phosphoribosyltransferase, whose protein sequence is MTDVRAELLQQIKDKAVVHGKVTLSSGLEADYYIDLRRITLDGEAAPLVGQVMLDLTADLDFDCVGGLTLGADPVATSMLHASAARGQRLDAFVVRKAQKAHGMQRRIEGTDVKGRRCLVVEDTSTTGGSPLTAVEAVREAGGEVVAVATIVDRGAAEAIAGAGLTYLTGYQLADLDLA, encoded by the coding sequence ATGACTGACGTACGCGCTGAGCTGCTCCAGCAGATCAAGGACAAGGCCGTGGTGCACGGCAAGGTGACCCTCTCCTCGGGTCTGGAAGCCGACTACTACATCGACCTGCGCCGGATCACGCTGGACGGCGAGGCCGCGCCGCTGGTGGGTCAGGTCATGCTCGACCTGACGGCCGACCTGGACTTCGACTGCGTCGGCGGTCTGACCCTGGGCGCCGACCCGGTGGCGACCTCGATGCTTCACGCCTCCGCCGCGCGCGGACAGCGCCTCGACGCCTTCGTCGTACGGAAGGCGCAGAAGGCGCACGGCATGCAGCGCCGTATCGAGGGCACGGACGTCAAGGGCCGTCGCTGCCTGGTCGTCGAGGACACCTCGACCACCGGCGGCTCGCCGCTGACCGCCGTCGAGGCCGTCCGCGAAGCCGGCGGCGAGGTCGTCGCCGTGGCCACGATCGTCGACCGGGGCGCCGCCGAGGCCATCGCCGGGGCGGGTCTGACGTACCTCACGGGCTACCAGCTGGCCGATCTCGACCTGGCGTAA
- the fbaA gene encoding class II fructose-bisphosphate aldolase, with protein sequence MPIATPEVYNEMLDRAKAGKFAYPAINVTSSQTLHAALRGFAEAESDGIIQISTGGAEFLGGQYNKDMVTGAVALAEFAHIVAAKYDITVALHTDHCPKDKLDGYVRPLLDVSAERVKAGRNPLFQSHMWDGSAETLADNLAIGQELLAKAAAAKIILEVEITPTGGEEDGVSHEINDELYTTVDDALRTAEALGLGEKGRYLLAASFGNVHGVYKPGNVVLRPELLKDLQAGVAEKYGKASPFDFVFHGGSGSTAEEIATALENGVVKMNLDTDTQYAFTRPVANHMFKNYDGVLKVDGEVGIKSTYDPRTWGKLAEAGMAVRVTEACAALRSTGTKLK encoded by the coding sequence ATGCCCATCGCAACCCCCGAGGTCTACAACGAGATGCTCGACCGGGCGAAGGCAGGCAAGTTCGCCTACCCGGCCATCAACGTGACTTCGTCCCAGACCCTGCACGCCGCCCTGCGCGGCTTCGCGGAGGCCGAGAGCGACGGCATCATCCAGATCTCGACCGGCGGAGCCGAGTTCCTGGGCGGCCAGTACAACAAGGACATGGTCACGGGCGCCGTTGCCCTGGCCGAGTTCGCGCACATCGTCGCCGCGAAGTACGACATCACGGTCGCGCTGCACACCGACCACTGCCCGAAGGACAAGCTGGACGGCTACGTCCGTCCGCTGCTCGACGTCTCCGCCGAGCGCGTCAAGGCCGGTCGTAACCCGCTGTTCCAGTCGCACATGTGGGACGGCTCCGCCGAGACCCTCGCCGACAACCTGGCCATCGGCCAGGAGCTGCTCGCGAAGGCCGCCGCCGCCAAGATCATCCTTGAGGTCGAGATCACCCCGACCGGTGGCGAGGAGGACGGCGTCAGCCACGAGATCAACGACGAGCTGTACACCACCGTCGACGACGCGCTCCGCACCGCCGAGGCCCTCGGCCTGGGCGAGAAGGGCCGTTACCTGCTCGCCGCCTCCTTCGGCAACGTGCACGGCGTCTACAAGCCGGGCAACGTCGTCCTCCGCCCGGAGCTCCTCAAGGACCTCCAGGCCGGTGTCGCCGAGAAGTACGGCAAGGCCTCCCCGTTCGACTTCGTCTTCCACGGCGGCTCGGGCTCCACGGCCGAGGAGATCGCCACCGCGCTCGAGAACGGCGTCGTGAAGATGAACCTCGACACCGACACCCAGTACGCCTTCACGCGTCCGGTGGCGAACCACATGTTCAAGAACTACGACGGCGTCCTGAAGGTCGACGGCGAGGTCGGCATCAAGTCGACCTACGACCCGCGCACCTGGGGCAAGCTGGCCGAGGCCGGCATGGCCGTCCGGGTGACCGAGGCGTGCGCCGCGCTGCGCTCGACCGGCACCAAGCTGAAGTAA
- a CDS encoding MalY/PatB family protein gives MYDFDRQTDRNGTWSVQWDGIADRFGVPDLLPFTISDMDFTSPPEVLAALRDRVDHGVFGYTDWRLGEFREAIRHWYTTRYDAEIDPDSLVYAPSVLNQLSQLLRMWTEPGDGVVVHTPTYDGFRKAVTGLGRELRGVPVGDTEALERELARPDGKVLLLCSPHNPTGRVWTEDELREFATLAERHGAAVVSDEIHADLTTEGHRHIPWTRIAERGRGHRWALITSGTKAFNFPALSGSYGVIGDPDERETFVRRMETGEGLASPAVLSLTAHIAAYRHGAAWLDELRAYVAGTMDMLREHLATGLPELGWAPPQAGYLAWIDLRPLGIEETRLQEELITVEKVAIMPGGVYGTPGFVRLNVGCPREKAERGVASLVRAAGRLRTA, from the coding sequence ATGTACGACTTCGACCGGCAGACCGACCGGAACGGGACCTGGTCGGTCCAGTGGGACGGGATCGCGGACCGCTTCGGCGTCCCCGACCTGCTCCCCTTCACCATCTCCGACATGGACTTCACCTCCCCGCCGGAGGTCCTCGCGGCCCTGCGGGACCGCGTCGACCACGGGGTCTTCGGCTACACCGACTGGCGGCTCGGCGAGTTCCGCGAGGCGATACGCCACTGGTACACCACCCGGTACGACGCCGAGATCGACCCGGACTCCCTGGTGTACGCGCCCTCCGTGCTCAACCAGCTCTCCCAGCTCCTGCGGATGTGGACCGAACCCGGCGACGGCGTCGTCGTCCACACCCCCACGTACGACGGCTTCCGCAAGGCCGTCACCGGGCTCGGGCGCGAGCTGCGCGGTGTCCCGGTCGGCGACACCGAGGCCCTCGAACGGGAGCTGGCCCGGCCGGACGGCAAGGTCCTGCTGCTCTGCTCCCCGCACAACCCGACCGGCCGGGTGTGGACGGAGGACGAGCTCCGGGAGTTCGCCACGCTCGCCGAGCGCCACGGAGCGGCCGTCGTCAGCGATGAGATCCACGCGGACCTGACCACCGAGGGCCACCGCCACATCCCGTGGACCCGGATCGCCGAGCGGGGCCGGGGCCACCGCTGGGCACTGATCACCTCGGGCACCAAGGCCTTCAATTTCCCCGCGCTCTCCGGCTCGTACGGGGTCATCGGCGACCCCGACGAGCGCGAGACCTTCGTCCGGCGCATGGAGACCGGCGAGGGGCTCGCCTCGCCCGCGGTGCTCTCGCTGACCGCCCACATCGCCGCCTACCGGCACGGCGCGGCCTGGCTGGACGAGCTGCGCGCGTACGTGGCGGGCACGATGGACATGCTCCGGGAGCACCTCGCGACCGGCCTTCCCGAGCTCGGCTGGGCGCCCCCGCAGGCGGGCTACCTCGCCTGGATCGACCTGCGGCCCCTCGGCATCGAGGAGACCCGGCTGCAGGAGGAGCTGATCACCGTCGAGAAGGTCGCGATCATGCCGGGCGGGGTGTACGGCACGCCCGGCTTCGTCCGGCTGAACGTGGGCTGTCCGCGGGAGAAGGCCGAGCGGGGGGTGGCCTCGCTGGTCCGGGCGGCTGGGCGGTTGCGTACCGCCTGA
- a CDS encoding MFS transporter: protein MGVRDVRMASRTGRWIVFTTVLGSGMALLDSTVVNVALPHIGEDLGADLAVLQWTVNAYMLTLAGLILLGGSLGDRFGRRRIFVIGVVWFALASLLCGLAPNAGVLIAARALQGVGGALLTPGSLALIQASFHEDDRARAVGLWSGFGGVGAAIGPFVGGWLVDGPGWRWVFLLNVPLAALCVPVALKHVPESRDETAHGRFDVLGAVLGAAALALVTYALIGEAWWAGAAGVVGGAWFVVVERRRGERAMVPASIFASRMFTAVNLVTLCVYAAFGGFFFLAALQLQVVAGYSALGAGTALLPTTVLMLLLSARSGELGERIGPRIPLTVGPLLCAAGMLLMLRVGEDASYVRDVLPALLVLGLGMTALVAPLTATVLASVDVSRAGLASGINNAAARAAGLLAVAALPMLAGMGPEAYLSAEEFGSTFRRAMPMCAGILVVGAVLAWTTMRTPAGADCHPECKVHCGVTSPPLDPGQRDASA from the coding sequence ATGGGCGTGCGGGACGTGCGGATGGCATCGAGGACCGGGCGATGGATCGTGTTCACGACCGTCCTCGGCTCCGGCATGGCGCTGCTCGACTCCACCGTCGTCAACGTGGCGCTGCCGCACATCGGCGAGGACCTGGGCGCCGACCTGGCCGTGCTCCAGTGGACGGTCAACGCCTACATGCTCACCCTGGCCGGTCTGATCCTGCTCGGCGGATCGCTCGGCGACCGGTTCGGCCGGCGTCGGATCTTCGTGATCGGTGTGGTGTGGTTCGCCCTCGCCTCGCTGCTCTGCGGCCTCGCCCCGAACGCCGGGGTGCTGATCGCCGCCCGCGCCCTCCAGGGCGTGGGCGGGGCACTGCTGACCCCGGGGTCCCTGGCGCTGATCCAGGCGAGCTTCCACGAGGACGACCGGGCCAGGGCGGTCGGGCTGTGGTCCGGCTTCGGCGGGGTGGGGGCGGCGATCGGGCCGTTCGTGGGCGGCTGGCTGGTGGACGGTCCGGGCTGGCGGTGGGTGTTCCTGCTGAACGTGCCGCTCGCCGCCCTCTGCGTCCCCGTCGCGCTGAAGCACGTCCCCGAATCGCGGGACGAGACCGCGCACGGACGCTTCGACGTGCTCGGCGCGGTCCTGGGCGCGGCGGCCCTCGCGCTCGTGACGTACGCGCTGATCGGCGAGGCCTGGTGGGCCGGGGCGGCCGGGGTCGTCGGCGGCGCCTGGTTCGTGGTGGTGGAGCGGCGGCGGGGCGAGCGCGCGATGGTGCCGGCGTCGATCTTCGCGTCCCGGATGTTCACGGCGGTCAACCTGGTCACGCTGTGCGTGTACGCCGCATTCGGCGGTTTCTTCTTCCTGGCCGCCCTCCAGCTCCAGGTGGTGGCCGGCTACTCGGCGCTCGGTGCCGGTACGGCCCTGCTGCCCACGACCGTCCTGATGCTGCTGCTGTCGGCGAGGTCCGGGGAGCTGGGGGAGCGGATCGGGCCCCGGATCCCGCTCACGGTGGGGCCGCTGCTGTGCGCCGCGGGGATGCTCCTGATGCTGCGGGTCGGTGAGGACGCCTCGTACGTACGGGACGTGCTGCCGGCCCTGCTGGTGCTCGGGCTCGGGATGACGGCCCTGGTCGCGCCGCTGACCGCGACCGTGCTCGCCTCGGTGGACGTGTCCCGGGCGGGCCTGGCCAGCGGCATCAACAACGCGGCGGCGCGGGCGGCCGGGCTGCTCGCGGTGGCCGCGCTGCCGATGCTGGCCGGGATGGGCCCGGAGGCGTATCTCTCGGCGGAGGAGTTCGGGTCGACGTTCCGGCGGGCGATGCCGATGTGCGCGGGGATCCTGGTGGTGGGCGCGGTGCTCGCCTGGACGACGATGCGGACCCCGGCGGGGGCGGACTGCCACCCGGAGTGCAAGGTGCACTGCGGGGTGACGTCCCCACCGCTCGACCCGGGACAGCGGGACGCGTCGGCCTGA
- a CDS encoding DUF3151 domain-containing protein translates to MAMHENLLGGPAPTHLPDDPGPRELLANGTAPADVAAKYPTSSLAWAQLADDAYERGSVVESYAYARTGYHRGLDALRRNGWKGHGPVPWEHEPNRGFLRALHALARAAGEIGEKDEFERCTTFLRDSSETAAETLG, encoded by the coding sequence ATGGCCATGCATGAGAACCTCCTGGGGGGACCGGCCCCCACCCACCTGCCCGACGACCCGGGTCCGCGCGAGCTGCTCGCGAACGGTACGGCTCCGGCGGACGTCGCCGCGAAGTACCCGACCTCCTCGCTCGCCTGGGCGCAGCTCGCGGACGACGCGTACGAGCGCGGCTCGGTCGTCGAGTCGTACGCCTACGCCCGTACCGGCTACCACCGCGGTCTCGACGCGCTGCGCCGCAACGGCTGGAAGGGCCACGGCCCGGTGCCGTGGGAGCACGAGCCGAACCGCGGCTTCCTGCGCGCCCTGCACGCGCTCGCCCGCGCGGCCGGCGAGATCGGCGAGAAGGACGAGTTCGAGCGCTGCACGACCTTCCTGCGGGACTCCTCGGAGACCGCGGCGGAGACGCTCGGCTGA
- a CDS encoding DUF3152 domain-containing protein → MTVALGAGVALAHFNGPPVEDTAAPATTPASTATTSPAPGEATPAPRPTTAKPKPPPKPRSTPPKPTSSPKPKATPKQPPTVPQSGAGTFTTAQASGTPVGDSGELRRYRVQVEEGIDLSARETAAEIQRILAHPRGWAAHGRGRFQLVSENADFVIRIATPDTADALCLRQGLNTRGELNCETTDGVVVNLKRWMLGSPTFAGEAAEYRHLIINHEVGHEIGIRQHMGCPGPGKLAPAMMQQIKGLDGCRSNAFPYDEDGNYITGPIVS, encoded by the coding sequence ATGACGGTCGCGCTCGGCGCCGGCGTCGCCCTCGCCCACTTCAACGGCCCGCCCGTCGAGGACACGGCGGCCCCGGCCACCACCCCCGCGTCGACGGCGACGACGAGCCCGGCCCCGGGGGAGGCCACCCCCGCCCCCCGGCCCACGACGGCGAAGCCGAAGCCGCCGCCGAAACCGAGGTCGACGCCCCCGAAACCGACGTCGAGCCCGAAGCCGAAGGCGACCCCGAAGCAGCCGCCCACCGTGCCGCAGTCCGGTGCCGGGACCTTCACCACCGCGCAGGCCTCCGGTACGCCGGTCGGCGACAGCGGAGAGCTGCGCCGCTACCGGGTCCAGGTCGAGGAGGGCATCGACCTGTCGGCGCGCGAGACGGCCGCCGAGATCCAGCGGATCCTGGCCCATCCGCGCGGCTGGGCCGCGCACGGCCGGGGCCGTTTCCAGCTGGTCTCGGAGAACGCCGACTTCGTCATCCGGATCGCCACCCCCGACACCGCCGACGCGCTCTGCCTGCGGCAGGGCCTGAACACCCGCGGCGAGCTGAACTGCGAGACCACCGACGGGGTCGTGGTGAACCTCAAGCGGTGGATGCTGGGCTCGCCGACCTTCGCGGGGGAGGCCGCCGAGTACCGGCACCTGATCATCAACCACGAGGTCGGGCACGAGATCGGCATCCGGCAGCACATGGGCTGCCCGGGTCCGGGCAAGCTCGCGCCCGCGATGATGCAGCAGATCAAGGGCCTGGACGGGTGTCGATCGAACGCATTTCCGTATGACGAAGACGGGAACTACATCACCGGGCCGATCGTGTCATGA
- a CDS encoding tryptophan 2,3-dioxygenase, producing the protein MSLSPGSPDSAAGSATNAPNLDFAGTTPYEDYVQADVLTHLQHLRSDDPGEMVFLVTTQVMELWFTVIVHEWETASRALREDRVPVAMDALKRSVRELEALNHSWRPLAQLTPAQFNAYRSALGEGSGFQSAMYRRMEFLLGEKSASMLVPHRGAPRVHAELEKALHEPSLYDEVLGLLARRGLPVPAAVLGRDLAQRYEPSAEVEAVWAGIYADADQNGELVRLGEALSDVAELVWRWRNDHLVATRRAMGSKTGTGGSAGVAWLEKRAQKNVFPELWTARSHV; encoded by the coding sequence ATGTCACTCTCCCCGGGTTCTCCCGATTCCGCAGCAGGTTCGGCCACCAACGCCCCGAACCTCGACTTCGCCGGCACCACGCCGTACGAGGACTACGTCCAGGCGGACGTCCTCACCCACCTCCAGCACCTCCGCTCGGACGACCCCGGCGAGATGGTCTTCCTGGTCACCACCCAGGTCATGGAGCTGTGGTTCACGGTCATCGTCCACGAGTGGGAGACCGCGAGCCGCGCCCTGCGCGAGGACCGCGTCCCCGTCGCGATGGACGCGCTCAAGCGATCGGTCCGCGAGCTGGAGGCGCTCAACCACTCCTGGCGGCCGCTCGCCCAGCTCACCCCCGCCCAGTTCAACGCCTACCGGTCCGCGCTCGGCGAGGGCTCCGGCTTCCAGTCCGCGATGTACCGGCGGATGGAGTTCCTGCTCGGCGAGAAGTCCGCGTCGATGCTCGTCCCGCACCGGGGCGCGCCGCGCGTTCACGCCGAGCTGGAGAAGGCGCTCCACGAGCCCAGCCTGTACGACGAGGTCCTCGGGCTGCTCGCCCGCCGCGGCCTGCCCGTCCCCGCCGCGGTCCTCGGCCGCGATCTCGCGCAGCGGTACGAGCCCTCGGCCGAGGTCGAGGCGGTCTGGGCCGGGATCTACGCGGACGCCGACCAGAACGGCGAGCTCGTGCGGCTCGGCGAGGCGCTCAGCGACGTCGCCGAACTCGTCTGGCGATGGCGCAACGACCATCTGGTGGCGACCCGCCGCGCCATGGGCTCGAAGACCGGCACCGGCGGCTCGGCGGGCGTGGCCTGGCTGGAGAAGCGCGCCCAGAAGAACGTCTTCCCGGAGCTCTGGACGGCGCGCAGCCATGTCTGA
- the kynU gene encoding kynureninase translates to MADLQKKAHALDAADGLGKHREKFALDAGTVYLDGNSLGALPAHVPARMADVITREWGELRIRSWDESGWWTAPERIGDRIAPIVGAAPGQIVVGDSTSVNVFKAVVAAARLSADDRDEILVDATTFPTDGYIAESAARMTGHRIVPVDPAAMAAAAGPRTAAALVNHVDYRSGRRHDLPGITAALHAAGALAVWDLCHSAGALPVGLDAHGVDLAVGCTYKYLNGGPGSPAYLYVAERHQAAFDSPLPGWNSHSDPFAMTPGYEAAAGAVRGRVGTPDILSMLALEAALDVWDGVAVEDVRAKSLALTDFFLECVRAYVPEGRVTSVTPEAHEERGSQTALACENAPAVMAELIKRGVVGDLRRPDILRFGFTPLYVGFADAERAARVLAEVLADLPA, encoded by the coding sequence ATGGCAGACCTCCAGAAGAAGGCACACGCACTCGACGCCGCCGACGGACTGGGCAAGCACCGCGAGAAGTTCGCGCTCGACGCCGGGACCGTCTACCTCGACGGCAACTCGCTCGGCGCGCTGCCCGCCCACGTCCCCGCCCGGATGGCCGACGTCATCACCCGCGAGTGGGGCGAGCTGCGCATCCGCTCCTGGGACGAGTCCGGCTGGTGGACCGCGCCCGAGCGGATCGGCGACCGGATCGCCCCGATCGTCGGGGCCGCCCCGGGACAGATCGTGGTCGGCGACTCGACCAGCGTGAACGTCTTCAAGGCGGTCGTCGCCGCGGCCCGGCTGAGCGCCGACGACCGTGACGAGATCCTCGTCGACGCGACGACCTTTCCCACGGACGGGTACATCGCGGAGTCCGCGGCGCGGATGACGGGTCACCGGATCGTGCCCGTCGACCCGGCCGCCATGGCCGCGGCGGCCGGCCCGCGGACGGCCGCCGCGCTCGTCAACCACGTCGACTACCGCAGCGGCCGCCGCCACGACCTGCCCGGCATCACGGCCGCGCTGCACGCGGCGGGCGCGCTCGCCGTCTGGGACCTGTGCCACAGCGCCGGCGCCCTGCCGGTCGGCCTGGACGCGCACGGGGTCGACCTCGCCGTCGGCTGCACGTACAAGTACCTGAACGGCGGGCCCGGTTCACCGGCCTACCTGTACGTCGCCGAGCGCCACCAGGCCGCCTTCGACTCGCCGCTGCCCGGCTGGAACTCGCACAGCGACCCGTTCGCCATGACCCCCGGGTACGAGGCGGCCGCGGGCGCCGTACGGGGCCGGGTCGGGACGCCCGACATCCTTTCGATGCTGGCGCTCGAAGCGGCGCTCGACGTCTGGGACGGCGTCGCCGTCGAGGACGTACGGGCCAAGTCCCTGGCGCTCACGGACTTCTTCCTGGAGTGCGTGCGCGCGTACGTCCCGGAGGGCCGCGTCACCTCCGTGACGCCGGAGGCGCACGAGGAGCGCGGCAGCCAGACCGCGCTCGCCTGCGAGAACGCGCCCGCCGTCATGGCCGAGCTGATCAAGCGCGGTGTCGTCGGCGATCTGCGCCGCCCCGACATCCTGCGGTTCGGCTTCACCCCGCTGTACGTCGGCTTCGCGGACGCGGAGCGGGCGGCGCGGGTGCTCGCGGAGGTCCTGGCGGACCTGCCCGCCTGA